The Benincasa hispida cultivar B227 chromosome 9, ASM972705v1, whole genome shotgun sequence genome has a segment encoding these proteins:
- the LOC120086654 gene encoding major pollen allergen Ole e 10, protein MAKSATLSFLLLFLSFLSGRDLLAVNAQKTWCIPKPSSDQATLLANINFACSQVDCRIMQKGCPCSYPDTLINRAAIAMSLYYNSKGKNQWNCDFRGSGLIVITDPSYGNCIYP, encoded by the exons ATGGCGAAATCAGCTACTCTCTCCTTTTTGCTTCTATTCCTCTCCTTCCTTTCAG gACGTGATTTGCTGGCGGTAAATGCACAG AAAACTTGGTGCATTCCGAAGCCTTCGTCGGATCAAGCGACGTTGTTGGCGAATATCAATTTCGCTTGTTCACAGGTAGATTGCAGAATAATGCAAAAAGGATGCCCCTGTTCTTATCCTGATACTTTGATCAACCGTGCCGCCATAGCTATGAGTTTATATTACAACTCCAAGGGGAAGAATCAATGGAATTGCGACTTCAGAGGCTCTGGTCTCATTGTCATCACTGATCCAA GTTATGGGAACTGTATTTACCCTTGA